CATGCACTCGGGATCATGTCCATCAATTGATCTCGGACAAATGCTTGAGGGCGGCCTCAAGGTGTTCGACTCCCACGTCAGCGTGACCAGCTTTACTATGTGCGATGGCTTCTTTAAGGTGATGAATCCCTTCTCTCACCTCTATGCCCTTGCCACCCATCTCCGCAAAATCAAGCGCCGTCTCCGCATGCTTCACAAGCTCCTCAACATGCCCCGCTTTACCATGGGCCACTGCTTGCTTCGCGTGATCGATGGCGTGGCTCACGTTACCCGCTGC
This Nitrospira sp. DNA region includes the following protein-coding sequences:
- a CDS encoding metal-binding protein SmbP produces the protein MISRYYRAILIVVALGAFVSVPMVNAYPTAAGNVSHAIDHAKQAVAHGKAGHVEELVKHAETALDFAEMGGKGIEVREGIHHLKEAIAHSKAGHADVGVEHLEAALKHLSEIN